A single window of Aspergillus puulaauensis MK2 DNA, chromosome 5, nearly complete sequence DNA harbors:
- the RAD51 gene encoding recombinase RAD51 (COG:L;~EggNog:ENOG410PFFB;~InterPro:IPR016467,IPR027417,IPR003593,IPR011941, IPR010995,IPR033925,IPR020588,IPR020587,IPR013632;~PFAM:PF13481,PF08423,PF00154;~antiSMASH:Cluster_5.4;~go_function: GO:0000150 - recombinase activity [Evidence IEA];~go_function: GO:0000166 - nucleotide binding [Evidence IEA];~go_function: GO:0003677 - DNA binding [Evidence IEA];~go_function: GO:0003690 - double-stranded DNA binding [Evidence IEA];~go_function: GO:0003697 - single-stranded DNA binding [Evidence IEA];~go_function: GO:0005524 - ATP binding [Evidence IEA];~go_function: GO:0008094 - DNA-dependent ATPase activity [Evidence IEA];~go_process: GO:0000724 - double-strand break repair via homologous recombination [Evidence IEA];~go_process: GO:0006259 - DNA metabolic process [Evidence IEA];~go_process: GO:0006281 - DNA repair [Evidence IEA];~go_process: GO:1990426 - mitotic recombination-dependent replication fork processing [Evidence IEA]), translated as MTADMESQNEHDDSGLPGPGAPTPLSALEGMSGLTSRDIKLFVDFGLHTVESVAYTPKRVLETIKGVSEQKANKILTEAAKLVPMGFTTATEMHARRSELISITTGSKQLDTLLGGGIETGSITEIFGEFRTGKSQICHTLAVTCQLPFDMGGGEGKCLYIDTEGTFRPVRLLAVAQRFGLVGEEVLDNVAYARAYNSDHQLQLLNQASQMMCETRFSLLVVDSATSLYRTDFNGRGELSTRQTHLAKFLRTLQRLADEFGIAVVITNQVVAQVDGGPSAMFNPDPKKPIGGNIIAHASTTRLSLKKGRGETRVCKIYDSPCLPESDCLFAINEDGIGDPSPKDLEND; from the exons ATGACGGCAGATATGGAGAGCCAAAATGAACACGATGACAGTGGACTTCCAGGCCCTGGAGCTCCCACTCCACTGTCAGCTCTGGAG GGAATGTCAGGATTGACGTCTAGAGATATCAAATTGTTTGTGGATTTTGGACTTCACACTGTTGAGTCTGTTGCATATAC TCCAAAGCGTGTGCTCGAAACAATTAAGGGTGTCTCGGAGCAGAAAGCGAATAAAATATTGACCGAGG CGGCGAAACTCGTCCCGATGGGATTCACGACGGCTACGGAAATGCATGCTCGACGAAGCGAACTTATCTCAATCACAACTGGTTCTAAGCAGCTGGATACTCTCCTTGGAGGTGGCATCGAGACGGGATCAATCACCGAGATATTTGGCGAGTTCAGAACGGGAAAGAGTCAGATTTGCCATACACTGGCTGTTACGTGCCAGCTGCCATTTGACATGGGTGGCGGAGAGGGAAAATGTCTCTATATCGACACCGAGGGAACTTTCCGGCCGGTTCGTCTATTGGCTGTTGCGCAGAGGTTCGGCCTTGTTGGGGAAGAGGTTCTAGACAACGTGGCTTATGCTCGTGCCTATAACTCAGACCACCAGCTGCAACTGCTCAACCAAGCTTCTCAGATGATGTGCGAAACGCGGTTCTCACTTTTGGTCGTCGACTCGGCAACCTCGCTGTATCGAACTGATTTCAACGGCCGTGGTGAGCTGTCAACTCGCCAAACGCATCTGGCTAAATTCCTGCGTACCCTGCAGCGTCTGGCTGACGAGTTCGGTATCGCTGTTGTCATCACGAACCAGGTTGTTGCTCAGGTTGACGGCGGACCGAGTGCGATGTTCAACCCCGACCCAAAGAAACCAATTGGTGGGAACATCATTGCGCACGCAAGTACGACAAGACTAAGCTTGAAGaagggaagaggagagacTAGAGTCTGCAAGATTTACGACAGCCCTTGTCTTCCGGAGAGTGATTGTCTCTTTGCCATTAACGAGGATGGCATCGGTGACCCCAGCCCGAAGGACCTGGAGAATGACTGA
- a CDS encoding uncharacterized protein (COG:S;~EggNog:ENOG410PS0W;~antiSMASH:Cluster_5.4) gives MSFWKGWALWQKLSIALAFLLFLVLVYSFTVLTYNRRKVRKQAAKEANERAEQKAEMGEVGSESNEIPFGATALEKGIEVEGIWTMKRHSIAKPPTVSEKRRSSILGSLLRHKSTASSFQMPHTLDITSTIGDDSHRSSGTADGNAESVLESIHIDTFRSSRPPKLDIGGMGPGDREGPKLVENERPLSRPWFVSRSSWMKPIMGYKRMSVRDGRRRGSSEDFRRRFSKLFDETLPPGPPRPAERFQLTPIYQESNESSGRPSLESIIEQPVITGSKVEVQKQQG, from the exons ATGAGCTTCTGGAAGGGTTGGGCGTTGTGGCAGAAGCTGAGCATC GCTCTTGCGTTTCTCCTG TTCCTCGTACTCGTCTACTCCTTCACCGTTCTCACGTACAACCGGAGAAAGGTGAGGAAACAGGCTGCGAAAGAAGCAAATGAGCGAGCAGAGCAGAAGGCTGAAATGGGCGAGGTCGGGTCCGAGTCAAACGAAATTCCATTCGGCGCCACAGCGCTGGAGAAGGGGATTGAAGTCGAGGGTATTTGGACCATGAAGCGACACTCCATTGCTAAGCCACCAACAGTTtcggagaagaggagatcATCAATACTGGGTTCGCTGCTCAGACACAAGTCGACGGCCAGTAGTTTCCAGATGCCTCACACGCTTGACATCACTTCTACCATCGGGGATGATTCGCATCGCAGCTCGGGAACCGCAGATGGCAATGCTGAGAGTGTACTTGAAAGCATTCACATCGACACGTTTCGTTCGAGCCGGCCTCCAAAGCTTGACATTGGTGGAATGGGCCCTGGTGACCGTGAGGGACCAAAGCTAGTTGAAAACGAGAGACCTCTTTCTCGTCCGTGGTTCGTTTCTCGTAGCTCATGGATGAAGCCTATTATGGGATACAAAAGAATGTCTGTGCGTGACG GGCGTCGTCGAGGATCGTCCGAGGATTTCAGACGCAGATTCAGCAAGCTCTTTGACGAGACCTTGCCGCCAGGACCGCCACGCCCAGCTGAAAGGTTTCAACTGACCCCCATATATCAAGAGTCCAACGAGAGTAGTGGTAGGCCGTCCTTGGAGAGTATTATCGAGCAGCCAGTTATTACAGGGTCAAAGGTGGAAGTCCAAAAACAGCAAGGTTGA
- a CDS encoding nucleoporin Nup120/160 (COG:U,Y;~EggNog:ENOG410PICI;~InterPro:IPR019775,IPR021717,IPR011047;~PFAM:PF11715;~antiSMASH:Cluster_5.4), which yields MAKIYQDTQVDLRPYSPNTIVNIPIPTQTSSQSRTRFSISSLTGVDEHVAKDEDEFSRRYVATQGSVYFRKRNVYPRAFLWRVVNESKVLEIHCVDLTKGGVENHEYNVTLRLDFQEEILPAGVALADLEDHEVLNVFVITASKELHTLALRPEFFRRAASIDENISDWCKSYVPAPLAFSHPHRLHASSPLELFISLDNGALLRLTRKAGSDGSSWSPLTLDERTWGASIRGLVRWNAQTSIKYGGRTLDANVANAIATTSDQTYAFAACLNHTLKIWNLATNKLVATKDLLGREIQQHEALSYSLNPSESSFIRVFNVERALDGGYRYYVVTYSPFEDGCFKFWAVKGGLTTPLVIEDLFPDDTLRPSDPDSSGNMFWSIADFEVKPAEEGKRMELWILWRNSGLYRLYTLHFNFESLVSDWESNWTSATSDSRRHEPPPRAASSDVVDPTEKWLEYLLQPNRYSSEVLETALAIYREALKPLSSSSSLKKSAPLSERLCSTIAATVSLRKFEDDEMDFPRYRTDTDSKWRQFWQVVDDLNKKRFEPVSLAYDSYYETPWLLLTDSCAVVRECSSTELLLHNQGPVLRDDGPKIADRWRHRNLDSELGDLFEEASHLMTAASDFRKRFSADLDAACAGAIDAEIFAEPSSSVQDRMDAFRDRCDFSEQISNQTYDDLIAEMNQKLNIYMLSSEIFFKILETIPLGFPGKDSDLLPTHFGVKVTVNGVQETILFTQNILIDLLVLVVFVDGEVQQEDGSTFDAVELFVEIVTLLREYKMMSWLSSNTRKASVRSEMATEDSSVPSFSLTTPPVNVKDRRVVTVLEDLFATDIKPRQAIGVPQSYTLTLGIRDVLSWVTRPGEVAYPNALVYIQCDLIAKGNIDLAWDFLRFQVSTSWSTYVKGRLYVAMSELDTAALYFRKAAYLLSCGKPLGNLHEMSSTLLDIVSVDCFHNGLPKYFQHVLSIFEQARAFSHVSEFASLALQALSSEHGSEQDPEVSRLKNDLLSRLFSASLQICQFDQAYSALSRYQDSALQKSSLTSLITSILAASGSGSAGLEQILHFPTSLIPNVAVHVDEILVSLAQKQPWSTSLLDTTNKWAEGTVDYQRILQAYRIKRGDYRGAAEVAYHNVERLRQARNTSAHHLLSKAKAGDALHILEEDDPESNEIRHELLSLINLLACVDKSESYILVDKEEPRSAASRNSMKPPAAAEDDDGNVFMDEATASPSSRHGSISSLRALSGKSNGQSISFPQPATTGHGLRRRVIVTLDHLRREYQSELDRVSRIERGDWEFGLDAGFDLNEMVPDNDDTMLLA from the exons ATGGCGAAAATTTATCAAGATACCCAGGTCGATCTCCGGCCGTACTCGCCGAACACCATCGTCAACATCCCGATTCCAACACAAACAAGCTCACAAAGCCGAACCCGATTCTCGATTTCCTCCCTCACCGGCGTCGACGAACATGTTGcgaaagatgaagacgagTTTTCAAGACGATATGTCGCGACACAAGGATCTGTTTATTTCCGCAAACGCAACGTCTACCCGCGAGCGTTTCTCTGGAGAGTTGTTAACGAAAGCAAGGTTTTGGAGATCCATTGCGTGGATCTGACCAAGGGCGGCGTTGAAAACCACGAGTATAATGTTACCTTGCGATTGGACTTCCAGGAGGAGATTCTGCCGGCGGGTGTTGCTCTCGCAGACTTGGAAGACCATGAAGTGCTGAATGTGTTTGTAATCACGGCCTCCAAGGAGCTGCACACCCTTGCACTGCGCCCGGAGTTCTTTAGGAGAGCAGCATCGATTGATGAAAACATTTCGGATTGGTGCAAATCCTATGTTCCGGCACCTCTGGCCTTTTCACACCCGCATCGATTGCACGCGAGTAGCCCGCTGGAGCTGTTCATTTCCCTGGACAACGGCGCGCTCCTGCGCTTGACCCGGAAGGCCGGTAGTGATG GCTCGAGTTGGTCCCCCCTTACGCTTGACGAAAGAACCTGGGGTGCTTCAATTCGGGGATTGGTTAGGTGGAATGCCCAAACTTCTATCAAATACGGCGGTCGCACACTCGATGCGAATGTAGCGAATGCGATCGCCACGACATCCGATCAGACATATGCTTTTGCGGCCTGTCTGAACCACACGCTGAAGATTTGGAACCTCGCAACGAACAAGTTGGTGGCGACAAAAGACTTACTTGGTCGTGAAATACAACAACACGAAGCCTTATCGTACTCGTTGAACCCATCCGAATCGTCATTCATCCGCGTATTCAACGTTGAGAGAGCTTTGGATGGAGGATACCGCTATTACGTCGTGACATACTCGCCTTTTGAAGATGGGTGCTTTAAGTTCTGGGCTGTTAAAGGCGGGCTCACCACCCCCTTGGTGATTGAAGATCTTTTCCCCGATGATACGCTGAGGCCCTCGGACCCCGACTCGAGCGGAAATATGTTCTGGAGTATTGCTGATTTCGAGGTCAAGCCGGCTGAAGAAGGGAAGCGCATGGAGCTGTGGATTTTGTGGAGGAACAGTGGTCTCTACCGACTATACACCCTTCACTTTAACTTCGAATCTCTAGTTTCGGATTGGGAGAGCAATTGGACCTCTGCAACGTCAGATAGTCGCAGACACGAGCCCCCACCGCGCGCAGCATCATCCGATGTCGTTGACCCGACAGAGAAGTGGCTAGAATATCTCCTACAGCCGAATAGGTACTCATCGGAGGTCCTCGAAACCGCTTTAGCAATTTACCGGGAAGCCCTCAAGCCCCTTTCATCGTCAAgctcgctgaagaagagcgccCCTCTCTCAGAACGACTGTGCTCTACCATCGCAGCTACAGTGTCTCTCCGAAAATttgaagatgatgagatggattTCCCACGGTACCGGACAGATACAGACTCAAAGTGGCGACAGTTTTGGCAGGTTGTAGACGATCTCAATAAGAAGAGATTTGAACCTGTCAGTCTCGCCTACGACTCGTACTACGAAACTCCCTGGCTGCTTCTTACGGATAGTTGTGCAGTAGTCCGGGAATGCAGCTCAACAGAGCTTCTCTTGCATAACCAAGGGCCTGTGCTTCGAGATGATGGTCCCAAGATTGCGGACCGCTGGAGGCACCGGAATCTGGACTCGGAGCTCGGTGACCTGTTTGAAGAAGCATCTCACTTGATGACAGCCGCATCCGACTTTAGAAAGAGATTCTCGGCCGATCTTGATGCGGCCTGCGCAGGTGCCATCGATGCTGAGATCTTTGCGGAACCTTCATCGTCTGTTCAGGATAGGATGGATGCTTTCCGTGACCGGTGCGACTTTTCGGAGCAGATTTCTAACCAGACTTATGACGACTTAATCGCCGAGATGAACCAGAAGCTGAACATTTATATGCTATCCAGCGAAATATTCTTCAAAATACTCGAGACTATTCCGCTTGGGTTCCCCGGAAAAGACTCTGACCTCCTTCCTACACATTTCGGAGTGAAGGTCACCGTGAATGGCGTCCAGGAGACGATTCTGTTTACGCAGAACATTCTCATTGATCTTTTGGTACTTGTTGTGTTTGTCGACGGCGAGGTGCAACAGGAAGATGGCTCTACCTTCGATGCAGTTGAACTGTTCGTTGAGATAGTTACCCTGCTTCGAGAGTATAAGATGATGTCGTGGCTGAGCTCAAATACGCGGAAGGCATCTGTCAGATCCGAAATGGCAACAGAGGATTCGTCAGTGCCTTCATTTTCTTTAACCACTCCACCTGTAAACGTCAAGGATAGAAGAGTTGTGACTGTCTTGGAGGATTTATTCGCGACGGATATTAAACCCCGTCAGGCCATTGGCGTTCCCCAGAGCTACACGCTCACGCTTGGGATTCGAGATGTGCTATCCTGGGTGACTCGCCCAGGTGAGGTGGCCTACCCTAATGCCTTGGTCTACATACAATGTGACCTGATAGCCAAGGGTAACATCGACCTGGCCTGGGATTTCCTGCGCTTCCAAGTAAGCACATCCTGGTCAACTTATGTTAAGGGTCGTCTGTATGTGGCCATGTCCGAGCTTGATACCGCAGCCTTGTACTTCAGAAAAGCTGCGTATCTCCTCT CTTGTGGAAAGCCGCTGGGCAACCTGCACGAGATGTCCTCGACTCTGCTCGACATTGTCTCTGTGGATTGCTTTCACAATGGACTTCCGAAGTATTTCCAACATGTGCTGTCGATATTTGAACAGGCCCGCGCGTTTTCCCATGTTTCGGAGTTTGCCAGCTTAGCATTACAGGCCCTCAGTAGTGAGCATGGGAGCGAGCAAGACCCGGAGGTCTCGCGATTAAAGAACGACCTTCTTTCGCgcctcttctctgcttcgTTGCAGATCTGTCAATTTGACCAGGCATATTCTGCACTCTCTCGGTACCAAGATTCGGCACTGCAGAAATCCTCCCTGACTTCCCTCATCACCAGTATTCTGGCCGCTTCAGGTTCAGGTAGCGCTGGGCTTGAACAGATCCTTCATTTTCCGACATCACTCATTCCTAACGTTGCTGTGCACGTAGACGAGATCTTGGTTTCTCTCGCGCAGAAACAACCCTGGTCTACTTCTCTCTTGGACACTACGAACAAGTGGGCTGAAGGCACGGTAGACTACCAGAGAATCCTACAAGCCTACCGCATCAAACGTGGTGACTACCGTGGAGCAGCAGAAGTTGCCTACCACAATGTTGAACGCCTCCGCCAGGCTAGAAACACATCCGCCCACCACCTACTCTCTAAAGCCAAAGCAGGCGACGCTCTCCACATCCTAGAGGAAGACGATCCAGAGAGCAACGAAATCAGACACGAGTTATTAtccctcatcaacctcctcgcaTGCGTGGATAAGAGTGAATCTTATATCCTGGTCGACAAAGAAGAACCTCGTTCAGCTGCCAGCCGCAATAGCATGAAGCCACCCGCAGCAGCTGAAGACGACGATGGTAATGTCTTCATGGATGAAGCAACAGCTTCACCTAGCTCCCGCCACGGCTCGATTTCCAGTCTCAGAGCCCTATCCGGCAAGTCCAACGGACAATCCATTTCATTCCCGCAGCCTGCCACCACTGGGCACGGTCTCCGACGACGAGTCATAGTCACGCTCGACCACCTACGCCGCGAGTACCAGTCTGAGCTGGACAGGGTTAGCAGGATCGAACGCGGCGACTGGGAGTTTGGTCTCGATGCCGGGTTCGACCTTAATGAGATGGTGCCTGATAATGATGATACGATGCTGCTTGCTTGA
- a CDS encoding uncharacterized protein (COG:S;~EggNog:ENOG410PR2Q): MPPFLNFLGRKPGTNSGEADLHSDTRFSEDSHRSTPLSIRKSQETEPPEYKLSVVDCNGAYLPPSPPEKESFWRKSGMSRSSNHRSLVDDNEPFSISRESFDSYRRSFDISARSPVTYPDAMPSRTSLDSRFSRITSSSGQKLGDRPTPESMEEDNFEDVGLNDDDDAKPKKKGIFSRFGDFSNDAGGTKQSSHLGFHLPGRKKATQVPPSSEMRPMKNAVASEVSEVREA, translated from the exons ATGCCTCCGTTTCTCAACTTCCTGGGACGAAAGCCCGGTACCAACAGCGGGGAAGCCGACCTTCACTCCGATACTCGATTTTCTGAAGACAGCCACCGCTCGACCCCGTTGAGCATCAGAAAAAGTCAAGAAACTGAGCCTCCCGAGTACAAACTCAGCG TTGTCGATTGCAACGGCGCTTATCTTCCG ccatcaccaccagagaAAGAGAGCTTCTGGCGCAAGTCTGGAATGTCACGGTCGTCGAACCACCGCAGTCTAGTCGATGACAATGAGCCGTTCTCAATATCGCGCGAGTCCTTCGACTCCTACCGTCGCTCTTTC GATATCTCCGCGCGGTCGCCCGTAACCTACCCAGACGCCATGCCCTCGCGCACCTCCCTCGACTCGCGCTTCTCCCGCATAACCTCCTCGTCGGGACAGAAGTTAGGCGACCGACCAACACCCGAGTCAATGGAGGAGGACAATTTCGAGGACGTCGGCCtcaacgacgatgatgacgcaaagcccaagaagaagggcattTTCTCCCGCTTCGGCGACTTTTCGAACGACGCTGGAGGAACCAAGCAATCATCACATCTCGGATTTCATCTCCCTGGCCGGAAAAAGGCCACTCAAGTGCCACCCAGCTCGGAGATGCGCCCGATGAAAAATGCGGTCGCTTCCGAGGTGTCAGAAGTGCGTGAGGCGTGA
- a CDS encoding uncharacterized protein (COG:S;~EggNog:ENOG410Q1Z2), with protein sequence MTNRRLLIFQETPLQSPTNPLTPTPTAHGIQYQQGHAQFQYIPVNKLGLPVHGPGSLPEGLGVGSLLNLPLRVITAFTEIFNGVKYKGWAIVAAGPYNDPTLGVGSPGGVGGTGKFYAVVLEQVSSPEASGSGNIGGA encoded by the exons ATGACAAACCGCCGCCTTCTTATCTTTCAAGAAACACCCCTCCAATCCCCCACCAACCCACTCACTccaaccccaacagcccATGGAATTCAATATCAGCAGGGCCATGCACAGTTCCAATACATCCCAGTCAACAAACTCGGTCTGCCCGTACACGGTCCGGGATCATTGCCTGAGGGTCTAGGAGTAGGGAGTCTATTGAACCTGCCTTTGCGGGTGATCACGGCTTTTACGGAGATTTTTAATGGCGTGAAGTATAAGGGGTG GGCAATTGTAGCGGCGGGGCCGTATAACGACCCGACATTGGGCGTGGGCTCGCCtggcggcgttggcgggACGGGCAAGTTCTATGCCGTTGTGTTAGAGCAGGTTTCGTCTCCAGAGGCCTCTGGCTCCGGAAATATTGGGGGTGCATGA
- the PUF6 gene encoding uncharacterized protein (COG:J;~EggNog:ENOG410PGYR;~InterPro:IPR001313,IPR016024,IPR040059,IPR012959, IPR033133;~PFAM:PF08144;~go_function: GO:0003723 - RNA binding [Evidence IEA]), with the protein MVGVKRRVDTGEDRNGKRTKTKTAVSTKSKSVPVKTQKSAKGKDVKSGKKDQKASKKKPIEEEEDEFSDQDDDFDVDNISDSEIEDGDDAEDDVEMDDVDAEDDDEDEEVEVKDKKKLSLKSQESEEMKNKNSSRESHIKQKALQQERKAAKPNADQIARSKKLWERLRRKSHVPLEERKKLIAELFDIITGRVKDFVFKHDSVRVIQTALKYANVEQRKQIARELKGSYVELAQSKYAKFLIGKLIVHCDSEIRDLIIAEFYGKVKRLIRHPEGSWILDDIYRTVATEEQKANLLREWYGAEFAIFRDNSNKTPTADLSKIIEAEPAKRSTIMHFLLELINQLIQKKTTGFTMLHDAMLQYFLIIKPGSTEATEFVELIKGDEEGDLVKNLAFTKSGARLMCLALAYSNAKDRKQLTRFYKDTIKMMAGDLNGHLVILAMYEVIDDTKLTSKLIFPELLNQNISDEEARNEELLFQTTDLTARIPILYPFASNNKLKWLLPEGDNAVLDEIREIRKETSKKEPSVRRQELVKAASPAILDFITARADSLLETSFGCQFLAEVFFDADPSDGKKDAALAAVAEAAKSRSDTKDSPFVGRMLKSLVQGGRFNSAEKKVEKVSPPLNFHGLLYEQIGGEVMAWATGSNVYVVVALTESDDFEKKSELLKALKKGKKALEQASKAEKGPASSGAKLLLEKIA; encoded by the exons ATGGTTGGAGTAAAACGCCGTGTCGATACCGGTGAAGACCGCAATGGGAAgcggacgaagacgaagaccgCTGTTTCAACGAAGAGCAAATCAGTGCCAGTGAAGACGCAGAAGAGTGCAAAGGGAAAGGATGTGAAGTCCGGAAAGAAGGATCAGAAGGCATCTAAGAAGAAGCCcattgaggaagaggaggatgaattcTCTGATCAAGACGACGACTTCGATGTCGATAATATTTCAGATTCCGAGATCGAGGACGGAGATGATGCcgaagatgatgttgaaatggacgatgtcgatgcggaggacgacgatgaggacgaagaagttgaagtcaaggacaagaagaaatTAAGTTTGAAGTCTCAGGAAAgtgaggagatgaaga ATAAAAATTCGTCCCGCGAGTCGCATATCAAACAGAAAGCCCTGCAGCAAGAGCGCAAAGCCGCAAAACCCAATGCCGATCAGATTGCCCGGTCGAAGAAACTATGGGAGCGCCTGCGTCGCAAGTCGCACGTCcctctggaggagaggaagaagcttATCGCGGAGCTTTTCGACATAATCACCGGCAGGGTCAAGGATTTCGTCTTCAAGCACGACTCTGTCCGTGTTATCCAAACGGCGCTGAAATATGCAAACGTCGAGCAACGTAAGCAGATCGCCCGGGAACTCAAGGGCAGCTACGTTGAACTGGCACAGAGCAAATACGCCAAATTCTTGATTGGCAAGCTGATCGTACACTGCGATTCTGAAATACGGGACTTGATTATCGCCGAGTTCTACGGCAAAGTAAAGCGTTTGATCCGCCACCCCGAGGGCTCATGGATTCTTGACGACATCTACCGGACGGTAGCGACGGAGGAGCAGAAAGCCAACCTTCTTAGGGAGTGGTATGGCGCCGAGTTCGCCATCTTCAGagacaacagcaacaagacACCAACCGCTGATCTCTCTAAAATCATCGAGGCCGAGCCTGCGAAGCGATCAACCATCATGcatttccttctcgagctcatCAACCAGCTCATCCAGAAAAAGACCACCGGGTTCACGATGCTCCACGACGCAATGCTTCAATATTTCCTCATCATAAAGCCCGGCAGCACCGAAGCCACCGAATTCGTTGAGCTCAtcaagggcgacgaggaaggcgaCCTCGTCAAGAACCTCGCGTTCACCAAGTCCGGCGCCCGCCTCATGTGCCTCGCCCTCGCATACTCCAACGCAAAGGACCGCAAACAACTCACCCGCTTCTACAAAGACACCATTAAGATGATGGCCGGTGATCTTAATGGCCATCTCGTCATCCTAGCCATGTACGAAGTCATTGATGACACAAAGCTCACCTCCAAGCTCATCTTCCCTGAACTCCTCAACCAGAACATCTCAGACGAGGAAGCCCGCAATGAAGAACTCCTTTTCCAAACCACGGACCTCACAGCCCGCATTCCCATCCTATACCCCTtcgccagcaacaacaagctCAAGTGGCTCCTCCCCGAGGGCGACAACGCCGTCCTCGACGAAATCCGCGAAATCCGCAAAGAAACATCAAAGAAGGAACCTTCCGTCCGTCGCCAGGAGCTCGTCAAAGCTGCATCCCCGGCCATCCTTGATTTCATCACCGCCCGTGCAGACTCACTTCTCGAAACCAGCTTCGGCTGCCAGTTCCTCGCCGAGGTTTTCTTTGACGCTGACCCTTCGGATGGCAAGAAGGACGCCGCGCTGGCTGCCGTCGCTGAAGCCGCCAAGTCCCGCTCCGATACAAAGGATTCACCATTCGTTGGACGCATGCTCAAGTCGCTTGTCCAGGGTGGACGGTTTAACAGcgccgagaagaaggtggaGAAGGTCTCGCCGCCGCTGAACTTCCACGGACTGCTGTATGAGCAGATCGGCGGAGAAGTAATGGCGTGGGCGACGGGGTCGAACGTGTACGTCGTCGTTGCGTTGACAGAGTCGGACGATttcgagaagaagagtgagctgctgaaggcgttgaagaaggggaagaaggcgcTGGAGCAGGCGTcgaaggctgagaaggggcCTGCCAGTAGTGGAGCGaagctgttgctggagaagaTCGCGTAG